The Rahnella aquatilis CIP 78.65 = ATCC 33071 genomic sequence TTTAAACATCTCGAAGTGTGGTTCGCCATTGGCAGTCAGCATCTGTACGGTCCGCAGGCATTACGTCAGGTAAAAGAGAACGCCGAGAAGGTTGTCAATAGCCTGAACAGCGAAGCCGGTTTGCCGATCAAACTGGTGCTCAAACCGCTGGTGACCACGCCGGACGAAATCACCGCGTTGTGCCGCGAAGCCAACTATGACAATGCCTGCGTGGGCATCATCACCTGGCTGCACACCTTCTCGCCGGCCAAAATGTGGATCGCCGGGCTGAGCATTCTGCATAAGCCGCTGATGCAGTTCCATACGCAATTCAACGCCGAAATTCCATGGGAAACCATGGACATGGACTTCATGAACCTGAACCAGACCGCGCACGGTGGCCGTGAATTCGGTTTCATCGGTGCCCGTATGCGCCAGCAACACAGCGTGGTGGCCGGTCACTGGCAGGACGGCGAATCTCACCGCCGTATCGCCCAGTGGATGCGCGTTGCCGCCGCGAAGAACGAAAGCCAGCACCTGAAAGTGGCACGCTTTGGCGATAACATGCGTGAAGTCGCGGTCACTGAAGGCGATAAAGTGGCTGCACAAATCCAGTTCGGTTACAGCATCAGCGCCTACGGCATTGGCGATCTGGTCAGCGTCATCAATGAAGTCAGCAAAGGCGACATCGATACGCTGGTGGAAGAATACGAAGCCACGTATCGCCTGACGGATGCGGTAAAACTCAACGGCGAACGTCGTGAAAACCTGCTGGATGCCGCCAAAATTGAACTCGGCATGACCCGTTTCCTCGAACAGGGTAAATTCGGCGCGTTCACCACTAACTTTGAAGATTTGCACGGCATGAAACAACTGCCGGGGCTGGCCGTTCAGCGTCTGATGCAGAAAGGCTACGGTTTCGGTGGCGAAGGCGACTGGAAAACGTCTGCCCTGCTGCGCATCATGAAAGTGATGGCCAGCGGCCTGAAAGGTGGCACATCGTTCATGGAGGATTACACCTACCACTTCAAACCGGGCAACGATCTGGTGGTCGGCTCGCACATGCTGGAAGTGTGTCCGTCGATTGCCAAAGAAGAAAAACCGCTGCTTGATGCGCAGTACCTCGGCATAGGCGGCAAGGCGGATCCGGCGCGTCTGATCTTCTCCACCCCGGCAGGCCCGGCGGTCAACGCCAGCGTCATCGACATGGGTGACCGTTTCCGTCTGCTGGTCAATCTGGTGGATACCGTTGAACAGCCACACCCGTTGCCAAAACTGCCTGTTGCCCGCGCTATCTGGAAAGCCCAGCCATCACTGGCCACGGCGGCAGAAGCCTGGATCCTCGGCGGCGGCGCGCACCATACCGTGTTCTCACAGGCACTGGATATCGACGCGCTGCGGTTATATGCGGAACTTACCGGGATTGAATTGCTGGTGATTGATAACGAGACGACGTTGCCGGACTTCAAGAATCAGATCCGCTGGAATGAGGTGTATTACAAACTCTGCAGTCGCTGATTTGTTTGCTCCTCCCACTTCAAAGAGCAGTTTTTTCTTTGCTCCTCCCCCTGCGAAGGGGGAGCAGCTGTGTCGAATGTCAATCCGGCAGCGATTAATTTGCT encodes the following:
- the araA gene encoding L-arabinose isomerase, with translation MDAFKHLEVWFAIGSQHLYGPQALRQVKENAEKVVNSLNSEAGLPIKLVLKPLVTTPDEITALCREANYDNACVGIITWLHTFSPAKMWIAGLSILHKPLMQFHTQFNAEIPWETMDMDFMNLNQTAHGGREFGFIGARMRQQHSVVAGHWQDGESHRRIAQWMRVAAAKNESQHLKVARFGDNMREVAVTEGDKVAAQIQFGYSISAYGIGDLVSVINEVSKGDIDTLVEEYEATYRLTDAVKLNGERRENLLDAAKIELGMTRFLEQGKFGAFTTNFEDLHGMKQLPGLAVQRLMQKGYGFGGEGDWKTSALLRIMKVMASGLKGGTSFMEDYTYHFKPGNDLVVGSHMLEVCPSIAKEEKPLLDAQYLGIGGKADPARLIFSTPAGPAVNASVIDMGDRFRLLVNLVDTVEQPHPLPKLPVARAIWKAQPSLATAAEAWILGGGAHHTVFSQALDIDALRLYAELTGIELLVIDNETTLPDFKNQIRWNEVYYKLCSR